In Trichocoleus sp., the following proteins share a genomic window:
- the dndB gene encoding DNA sulfur modification protein DndB, with protein MAPTTRATARRTQKTESSLAPAHFYTFPAIRGIQAGREFYTGMIPIRLLSKLFAFDSEDVPPELRAQRILNEARARKIKDYLVENRSSYVFNSVTVMLDIPGLGSMEFQPASENTDFGSLKVDMQSKFLICDGQHRVRGCIKAFEDDPDLGDESLPVVFFLYTTLERAQQVFSDLNSHGSKPNSSINLLYNHRDKKADVTRDIIEGVEVLKRYTDMERTSVAAKSSKLFTLNGIDAANQALFSTTFIPFEEQVRVGIRFWEAVFTHMKDWQDVFERRVAASDIRQNTVSGHAITLIAIGHFGNMFIKSLQTNWIDETSYLIEALSVIDWNRNNPDWQGLIIFNDKIDKSKQTCVNLGQYIHSHIAKIKHPVPDLSKVDTSSEKFQAIKTWIKDKLAERGYGVSFRDTHEDMPWEYKALLDLENEGYCKKFAD; from the coding sequence ATGGCTCCGACCACACGAGCAACTGCTAGACGAACTCAGAAAACTGAATCCTCCTTAGCTCCTGCTCACTTCTATACGTTCCCAGCAATTCGAGGAATTCAAGCGGGAAGAGAGTTTTACACTGGCATGATCCCTATCCGGCTACTTTCAAAGCTTTTTGCCTTTGATTCTGAAGATGTTCCCCCAGAACTTCGTGCACAACGGATTCTAAACGAGGCTCGAGCAAGAAAAATTAAGGATTACTTGGTAGAGAATCGCTCATCCTACGTTTTTAACTCCGTCACTGTCATGCTCGACATTCCTGGGCTTGGAAGCATGGAGTTTCAGCCTGCATCCGAAAATACTGATTTTGGGTCGCTCAAAGTGGATATGCAATCAAAATTCCTTATCTGCGATGGACAGCATCGAGTTAGAGGCTGCATAAAAGCTTTTGAGGACGATCCAGACTTGGGAGACGAGTCGCTTCCCGTTGTATTCTTCCTCTATACAACCCTTGAAAGAGCGCAGCAGGTTTTCTCTGACCTGAACTCACACGGCAGTAAACCAAACTCTTCAATCAACCTTCTCTATAACCATAGGGACAAAAAAGCTGATGTGACTCGTGACATTATTGAAGGGGTTGAGGTTTTGAAACGCTACACAGATATGGAGAGGACAAGTGTTGCTGCAAAATCAAGCAAGCTTTTCACCCTTAACGGCATTGATGCTGCAAACCAGGCACTCTTCTCCACGACTTTTATCCCCTTTGAAGAACAGGTACGAGTAGGTATCAGATTCTGGGAGGCTGTTTTTACCCACATGAAGGACTGGCAGGATGTTTTTGAAAGAAGAGTTGCAGCCTCAGATATTCGGCAAAACACAGTCTCTGGACATGCAATCACTCTTATCGCGATCGGGCACTTTGGAAACATGTTCATCAAATCCCTTCAGACAAATTGGATCGATGAGACCTCATACCTGATTGAAGCTTTGTCTGTCATTGATTGGAATAGAAATAATCCTGATTGGCAGGGGCTTATCATCTTCAATGACAAAATCGACAAGTCAAAGCAGACCTGCGTCAATCTGGGACAATACATCCATTCTCATATTGCTAAAATCAAGCATCCTGTCCCTGATCTATCAAAAGTCGATACCAGCTCAGAGAAGTTTCAAGCGATCAAAACCTGGATTAAAGACAAACTCGCTGAACGAGGCTACGGGGTAAGTTTTCGTGATACTCACGAGGATATGCCCTGGGAGTACAAAGCCCTTCTTGACCTTGAAAACGAAGGCTACTGTAAAAAGTTTGCTGATGA